GGCCGCGAGTCCCAGGACCAGGAGCAGCCGCCCGCGGGTGCTCGTCGGCCACGTGAAGCCGTTCCCCGTCACACTGTTCCCCGTCATCCCGTCTCCCGTCATGCCGCACTCCCCAGACGTCCCAGCGGGTCGCGCGACGCGCCACGTCCCATGAACCGGTGGGCGCACCACAGCGCCAGCACCGCGAGTACGCCGCCGCCCGTCGCCAGCGCCACCTGCGCCCCGTCCGGCGCGAATCCGCTCGGCAGTACGGCCAGGGCCAGCACGGCGCTTGCGGCGGCGACGGCCCTGCGTACGGATCTGTCGGGCCCGGCGGCGGCTATCAGGAACAGCCCCCACAGCACGTACCAGGGCCGTATCGCCGGTCCGAGGACGGCCACCGCCGTCAGGCTCAGCCCGAGCGCGTACACCGGGCGCAGCAGGTGGTGCCGCCGCCAGGCGATGAGTACGGCGAGGGCTGTGGCGGCGAGTCCCATCAAGTGCCAGGCGGGGGCGGCGAATTGGGCCAGTCCGCTGTTGGCGTTCTCCAGCAGGGCCCCGGTCATCCGGCCGAGTGACGAGGTCAGCGACCAGTTCTGCGGCGACACCGGGGTGTCGAGCGCGGATATCCACCCGTACCCCGTGCCGGTCAGGGCGGTGGTCGCGGCCGTGGTGGCGGCGGCGATTCCGGCCACGGCGAGCGCGGCCTTCACGCGCCCCGACCGGCCGCCGAGATTCCGGCCCCAGAGCAGCGCGACGGCCACCAGCCCCAGAGCCGCGGGCGCCTTCACCAGAGCGGCCAGCGTCACCAGGACGACGGCGAGGACAGGCCAGCGGCCCAGCGCGGCCACCAGACCGGCGCCCAGCAGGCCGAGCATGATCGCGTCATTGTGGGCCCCGCCGACGAGATGCAGCAGCACCAGCGGGTTGAGCACGCCGAGCCAGAGCGCGACGGCCGGGTCCGCCCCGCAGTGCCGGGCCAGCGTGGGCAGACAGACGACCATCAGGGCGACCCCGAGCAGCGCGACCAGCCGCATGCCGAACACCCCGGTGGACAACTGGGTGCTGGAGAAGTCGTTTATGGCGTTGGCGAAGGCGAGGAAGACCGGGCCGTACGGGGTCGGGGTGTGCTGCCAGAGCGGTGCCACCTCGTCGGTCAGCGGTCCACCGAGCTGGGAAGGGCCGTACACATACACATCGATGCGGGCGTCGACCATCGCGCCCTGCGCGAGGTAGCTGTACACATCCCGGCTGAACAGCGGCGGCGCCAGCAGCAGCGGTGCCGCCCACAGCACGAGCGTGAGCAGCAGCGTACGGCGGTCCGGCGGTTCGGGCCCGCGTATCGCCCGGCCCAGCAGCGCCCAGGCAGCGACCAGGAGTACGAGCCCGAAGTACGCGCCGGCCAGGCCCGCCGCCGCCAGTCCGGACTCGGGGGCGAGGGCGTCCCGTACGGGCAGCGCCCCCGCACTCACCCCGCCTGCGGCGAGCGCTGCCGAGCCCACCAGCCCCAGCAGTTGGCAGCGGCGGGTGTCGACGACGGGTACGCGGATGGCCAGCACGTGGGCAGACTCTCAACGGGCGATGGCCGAGAGGCGACGCCGTCATCGCCACCGAGCGGCCGCCGTATGTCGGCCGTATTACGGATGCCGGGAAACCACGGTTCGCATGGACACCGTGACTCCGCGCTCGTGGCTCGCAGCCCCTCGCCGCGAAATGCGCGGGCGGGCACTTCGCCGCACCTGACAGACTGGACGGCATGACCACGCTCAAGTCCAAGCTGCAGGAAGACCTCACTGCCGCGATCAGGGCGCGCGACGAACTGCGCTCCTCCACGCTCCGGCTGACCCTCACCGCGATCACCAAGGAGGAGGTCTCGGGCAAGACGGCCCGTGAGCTCTCCGACGACGAGGTGCAGAAGGTGATCGCCAGGGAGGCGAAGAAGCGCCGTGAGGCCGCCGATGCCTTCGCGCAGGGCGGTCGTACCGAGTCGGCCGAGCGGGAGAAGGCGGAAGGTGTGCTGCTCGACGCGTATCTGCCGCAGCAGCTCAGCGACGAAGAGCTGGAGCAGATCGTCGCGGCGGCTGTCGCCGAGGCCAAGGGCGCCGGTGCCGAGGGCCCGCGCGCGATGGGTGCCGTCATGAAGATCGTGAACCCGGAGGTGGCCGGTCGCGCCGAGGGTGGCCGGGTGGCCGCCGCGGTGAAGAAGCTGCTCGCGGGCTGAGCGCCGGCGGACGTACGAAGCCAGGCGCTCGTACACGAAGCCAGGCGCTCGTGCACGAAGCCAGGCGCTCGTACACGAGGACTCGCACACGTACAAAGAGGGGCCCGGGTCGCATGCGACCCGGGCCCCTCCTCACATCCGCCGGCTACCCGAGGTCCGGCCAGCCACCCGTCGAACTGTTGCCGTTCCCGCCGTTCGTCTGACCGCGGTTGGTGCCGCCGCCGATCAGGTCCGGCGGGATCGAGATGCCGGGGAACGGCTCCTGCCCGCCGTTGGTCTGGCCGCCGTCGTCACCGGGCTTGCCGTCGCCGGGCTTCCTCTTGTCCTTCTCCTTCGGGGGGTCCGGGATCGGCACGCTGATGAACGAGGGAGCGGGCTGACCTTCCAGGGCCCCGCTCATCGCGTCGCGCCAGATCGGTCCGGGGACCTGACCGCCGAAGACCTTCTCCTGCCACTGACCGCCGATGGTGATGTTCTCCATCTTCACCTGCTGGGTGGGGCTGCCGACCCAGACCGCCCCGGAGAGGGTCGGGGTGTAGCCGACGAACCAGGCGTTCCTACGGGCGTCCGTGGTACCGGTCTTGCCCGCGTTGTCCCGGCTCTGCAGACCGGCCTGCTGGCCAGTACCGGAGTCGACCACTCCGCGCAGCAGGGTGTTGACGGTGTCGGCCGTCCGCTCGGACATGACCTTGTCGCAGGTGCTCTTCGGCACCCGGAGGCTCTTGCCGTCGGCCGTCCTGATGGACTCGATGGCCGTCGGGG
The Streptomyces lunaelactis genome window above contains:
- a CDS encoding GatB/YqeY domain-containing protein → MTTLKSKLQEDLTAAIRARDELRSSTLRLTLTAITKEEVSGKTARELSDDEVQKVIAREAKKRREAADAFAQGGRTESAEREKAEGVLLDAYLPQQLSDEELEQIVAAAVAEAKGAGAEGPRAMGAVMKIVNPEVAGRAEGGRVAAAVKKLLAG
- the mptB gene encoding polyprenol phosphomannose-dependent alpha 1,6 mannosyltransferase MptB: MLAIRVPVVDTRRCQLLGLVGSAALAAGGVSAGALPVRDALAPESGLAAAGLAGAYFGLVLLVAAWALLGRAIRGPEPPDRRTLLLTLVLWAAPLLLAPPLFSRDVYSYLAQGAMVDARIDVYVYGPSQLGGPLTDEVAPLWQHTPTPYGPVFLAFANAINDFSSTQLSTGVFGMRLVALLGVALMVVCLPTLARHCGADPAVALWLGVLNPLVLLHLVGGAHNDAIMLGLLGAGLVAALGRWPVLAVVLVTLAALVKAPAALGLVAVALLWGRNLGGRSGRVKAALAVAGIAAATTAATTALTGTGYGWISALDTPVSPQNWSLTSSLGRMTGALLENANSGLAQFAAPAWHLMGLAATALAVLIAWRRHHLLRPVYALGLSLTAVAVLGPAIRPWYVLWGLFLIAAAGPDRSVRRAVAAASAVLALAVLPSGFAPDGAQVALATGGGVLAVLALWCAHRFMGRGASRDPLGRLGSAA